From a single Kitasatospora azatica KCTC 9699 genomic region:
- a CDS encoding carbohydrate ABC transporter permease: MTSTSRLSRWLVLGVLLVASVYFLAPVWWLLVSSTKTNADLFTGNGFWFARFALFDNVHQVFAQQGGIYWQWLANSALYAVGGAAVSTLIAALAGYTLAKYRFRGREFTFNSVLAAVLVPQPLLAVPLYLMFSGVHLVNTYWAVLLPSMVSPFGVYLARIYAGASVPDELIEAGRIDGAGEFRIFATIALRVMSPALVTVFLFQFVAIWTNYLLPVLMLANDHLQPVTVGIVGWQAQRGIGPTAVPFNIVITAAAISAIPLVVLFLSLQRFWRSGLVAGSTK; this comes from the coding sequence GTGACCTCCACCTCGCGCCTGTCCCGCTGGCTGGTCCTCGGTGTCCTGCTGGTCGCCTCGGTGTACTTCCTGGCGCCGGTCTGGTGGCTGCTGGTCTCCTCGACCAAGACCAACGCCGACCTGTTCACCGGCAACGGCTTCTGGTTCGCCCGCTTCGCGCTCTTCGACAACGTCCACCAGGTCTTCGCCCAACAGGGCGGCATCTACTGGCAGTGGCTCGCCAACAGCGCGCTCTACGCCGTGGGCGGCGCGGCGGTCAGCACCCTGATCGCCGCGCTGGCCGGCTACACCCTGGCCAAGTACCGCTTCCGCGGCCGGGAGTTCACCTTCAACTCGGTCCTCGCGGCGGTGCTGGTGCCGCAGCCGCTGCTGGCCGTGCCGCTCTACCTGATGTTCTCCGGTGTGCACCTGGTCAATACCTACTGGGCCGTCCTGCTGCCCAGCATGGTCAGCCCGTTCGGGGTCTACCTGGCCCGGATCTACGCCGGTGCCTCGGTCCCCGACGAGCTGATCGAGGCCGGACGGATCGACGGCGCGGGCGAGTTCCGGATCTTCGCCACCATCGCGCTGCGGGTGATGTCACCGGCCCTGGTCACCGTCTTCCTCTTCCAGTTCGTCGCGATCTGGACCAACTACCTGCTGCCGGTGCTGATGCTGGCCAACGACCACCTGCAGCCGGTCACCGTCGGCATCGTCGGCTGGCAGGCCCAGCGCGGGATCGGGCCCACCGCCGTGCCGTTCAACATCGTGATCACCGCGGCCGCGATCTCCGCGATCCCGCTGGTCGTCCTCTTCCTGTCCCTGCAACGCTTCTGGCGCTCCGGCCTGGTGGCCGGCAGCACCAAGTGA
- a CDS encoding carbohydrate ABC transporter permease has protein sequence MTTALHERAAGRTTAAGARRAGRRRRGRPVALFLAPFLVPFVALYAAPIGYTIYQSLFRMHRSGLGLTAPTQVFVGIANYATALGNADFRGSLLRVLLIGLVQVPLMLLLALGLALLLDAKSTLFKRFFRLAFFLPYALPGVVGAIMWSYLVAPGLSPITALGHQLGLHLDLTSNAMLAPTIGNMLTWGWTGYNMLIIYSALQAIPAELSEAATMDGCSAFGIAWRIKVPLVRPALVLTTVFSIIGTAQLYNEPTILHNVAPNLSSTYTPISAAYDAVNANNFNAAATESVILALLAFVLSFGFLKLVQRRGGAL, from the coding sequence ATGACCACCGCTCTGCATGAGCGGGCAGCCGGCAGGACCACGGCCGCCGGCGCCCGCCGCGCCGGCCGTCGCCGTCGCGGGCGGCCCGTGGCCCTCTTCCTGGCCCCGTTCCTGGTGCCGTTCGTGGCGCTCTACGCGGCCCCGATCGGCTACACGATCTACCAGAGCCTGTTCCGGATGCACCGCTCGGGCCTGGGCCTGACCGCACCCACACAGGTGTTCGTTGGGATCGCCAACTACGCCACCGCGCTGGGCAACGCCGACTTCCGCGGCTCACTGCTGCGGGTGCTGCTGATCGGTCTGGTGCAGGTACCGCTGATGCTGCTGCTCGCCCTCGGCCTGGCCCTGCTGCTGGACGCCAAGTCCACGCTCTTCAAGCGGTTCTTCCGGCTGGCCTTCTTCCTGCCCTACGCACTGCCCGGCGTGGTCGGCGCGATCATGTGGTCCTACCTGGTCGCGCCGGGCCTGAGCCCGATCACGGCGCTCGGCCACCAGCTGGGCCTGCACCTCGACCTGACCTCGAACGCCATGCTCGCCCCGACCATCGGCAACATGCTGACCTGGGGCTGGACCGGCTACAACATGCTGATCATCTACTCCGCGCTGCAGGCCATCCCGGCCGAACTCAGCGAGGCCGCCACCATGGACGGCTGCTCGGCCTTCGGCATCGCCTGGCGGATCAAGGTGCCGCTGGTCCGCCCGGCGCTGGTGCTGACCACGGTCTTCTCCATCATCGGCACCGCCCAGCTGTACAACGAGCCGACCATCCTGCACAACGTCGCGCCCAACCTGAGCAGCACCTACACCCCCATCTCCGCCGCCTACGACGCCGTGAACGCCAACAACTTCAACGCCGCCGCGACCGAGTCGGTGATCCTGGCGCTGCTCGCCTTCGTGCTCTCCTTCGGCTTCCTCAAGCTGGTCCAGCGCCGCGGAGGTGCCCTGTGA